A section of the Pectinophora gossypiella chromosome 11, ilPecGoss1.1, whole genome shotgun sequence genome encodes:
- the LOC126370750 gene encoding 60S ribosomal protein L17 — protein MGRYSREPDNPAKSCKARGSNLRVHFKNTYETAMAIRKMPLRRAIRYLKNVTEKKECIPFRRFNGGVGRCAQAKQFGTTQGRWPKKSAEFLLQLLRNAESNADYKGLDVDRLVIDHIQVNRAPCLRRRTYRAHGRINPYMSSPCHLEVCLSEREDAVARAAPADDAPAKKKLSKKKLARQKEKMMRE, from the exons ATGGGTCGTTACTCTCGGGAGCCGGATAATCCAGCGAAGTCATGCAAAGCGCGTGGCTCAAACCTCCGTGTTCACTTCAAG AACACATATGAGACTGCTATGGCAATCAGAAAGATGCCTCTGCGTCGGGCTATCCGTTACCTCAAGAATGTGACTGAGAAGAAAGAGTGCATTCCGTTCCGTCGCTTCAATGGTGGTGTAGGCCGCTGTGCACAGGCCAAGCAGTTCGGAACCACACAGGGACGCTGGCCCAAGAAGTCGGCGGAATTTCTGCTCCAACTCTTGAGGAACGCTGAGTCCAACGCTGACTACAAAGGCCTTGATGTTGACAGGCTGGTCATTGATCACATTcag GTAAACCGTGCGCCTTGCCTGCGCAGGCGGACATACCGCGCCCACGGTCGTATTAACCCCTACATGTCGTCTCCCTGCCACCTCGAGGTGTGCCTCAGCGAGCGTGAAGAcgccgtcgcacgcgccgctcCCGCCGACGACGCGCCCGCCAAGAAGAAGCTGTCTAAGAAGAAGCTTGCGCGCCAAAAGGAAAAGATGATGAGGGAATAG